The following are encoded together in the Pectobacterium punjabense genome:
- the rpoZ gene encoding DNA-directed RNA polymerase subunit omega, which produces MARVTVQDAVEKIGNRFDLVLVAARRARQIQTGGKDPLVPEENDKYTVIALREIEEGLINNQILDVRDRQEQQEQEAAEIQAVTAIAEGRR; this is translated from the coding sequence ATGGCACGCGTAACTGTTCAAGACGCTGTAGAGAAAATTGGTAACCGTTTTGACCTGGTGTTGGTCGCTGCTCGTCGCGCCCGTCAAATCCAGACTGGCGGCAAAGATCCGTTGGTTCCTGAAGAAAACGATAAGTACACCGTGATCGCACTGCGTGAGATCGAAGAAGGTCTGATCAACAACCAAATTCTGGATGTTCGTGACCGTCAGGAACAGCAAGAGCAGGAAGCCGCAGAGATTCAAGCGGTCACCGCAATTGCTGAAGGCCGCCGTTAA